A stretch of DNA from Salvelinus sp. IW2-2015 linkage group LG20, ASM291031v2, whole genome shotgun sequence:
ATAACAGCGCACACCAGCTCTGTATATCTTGCGGGCAGCCTGGCACGCACACTGCACTCACAACAGGCGGCAAAGCGGGGCAGCTCAAACCACTATCAGTCATCCACTACGGCCTTCCATCTGTAATAGGAGCAATGACAGGCAGGGACAGGGACATCCATCCCAGGCAGGACTGCTTTCTGTCTGTCTAATGAGGCAGGATGGAGGGATGTGGTAGTGGAGCTGAATAAAGGACAGGATAGCATAGGGCTGCTGTGTGTCACTACTTTAATAACCAGCACGGTCTTTGGTAACGCTTTGGGCTTAGCTGAGAAACACAGGGAGGGACGAGGTGAGGAGGCAAAGATGCCTCTCCCCCAAATCAGGTCTCAGCGGACCCACACAGACAGAAGTGGGCCCTGGCGAGCGCTCTTTTGTGATAGTGACCTCGACCCAAAATCAAAACGGTGACCTGGTGATAATCACAGGCTCCAGAGCGCATTCGTCGAATTAGCACCTCCGCGCTTCATGTGCGCGGTCGCCGAGGGACTTCGGAAACACAAGACCGCGACCGAGGTCCGCCCGCTGTCTCTGGCTATCAGCAGAGAGGTCAACGCTTTCATTTAGACAGGGTCATTGTTTTCCAGCTTGATAGATTTTTCTGAGACAAGCATAGAGAGTTCCCCATCCACAGCCACTCCCAGGACAGGGTCCACAGCCACCTCCCAGGGAACAGGTCACAGCCACCTCCCAGGACAGGGTCCAGTAGGATAACTAATCACAGGACACTTAGTCTGCATACGGTGTGTTGTTGGTTCATAGATTATGTTGAGCTGTTACagtgagtgtactgtatgtgtttcatTACACCTGAAAGTTTAGGGAAAGCTTATCAGAAGTGATGCTCTGAATTGAGCTGTTCAAACACAACTGCAGTTTCTCAATCTGAAATCCATCTACTCTCACTCACACAAATCTTACTACTGTTCACTAAAGCCCACTGTTAGCCACACATCACACTGGCATGACTGTGGAGAGGAACCTTCACTTACTGTGATAATCAATCCTTTACTCAGCTGgagaacactgtctgtctgtccagcgtCCCGCAGGTTATCTGCCATGTTAAAACACACCCCTCCAGGCTGGAGCCAAACCCCTGACAGACGCTTAAAAGAACCAAGGAAGATGTGAAACTTCCTATATTTGGCAACACTGAGGTATTTTTCACTGGGTGGAGGTAGCAGCACTCACTGCCTTGGGGCATAGTtatctctccgtctccctctgagAATTTCCATCTCCAGCCCTCACTCATKCCCTCACTGGAACGAAGGAACAGGAGCCCTCATAAAAACGCCTGTCTGAATTTCATACATCCACTAAGCGAACACTTCACCGACATATTCAACATTATAGTAAAATAGAGTGAGTTCTGGCGTAAGAAATCTGCAGGGAACCCAGCCTTTCTTCATTTCGGAGGTAGAGCGTGCTTAGCCAAACCCAGGGGCACTTGGCGCAGCAAACGGCATCCTGAACTGAGGGAAGGCACAGCATGCTGGGAGGTTACTGTGAAGGTCAGTGCACTTAGGAGTGCGCTGCTAAGCATGGTGGGTAATATAAAGAGAATACATAGGCACTCTGGGCTGACTGATACCATTCTCTTGCCCTTGAAAAGCTCCCCATCGAAAGTCTATACTATAGTTGCTTTCAAGATTTCCCCCTGCGGTCATAACCTAGGGAGTTCTGCCTGGGAGTCCAGCTGCTTCTCAGTCCAGTAAGTGATTCTTAAATCTTTGACTCAAAGCACATTAAATGTAGCAATGCATTTAATAAAGAATGACATTCGTTTTTTAACAAGGCCCAAATGATGAACATACCAAAGAGCTAAATTATTCAACTCAGCCTAATGTGCACATTTTTTACGCAATGTTGCAAACTTACCCAGCAACCACTGAgctggctcttctctctctctctctctctctctctctctctctctctctctcgctctctctcgctctctctctctttctctctctttctctctctctctctcactctcactctctctctctgaggtttcCTTCACCTTGAGAGCTGCAGTATTAAAAACTCTCTCTGTCCACAATCAATACAATTTGTCTGGCCCTTTATCCCTCTTTTGTCGGTGCAAATGAAGCTGATGGATGAGAAAGAGCCCCTCTGCCCTCTCCCAGGTAATGTAGARTGACTGGCCATTTTAATATCTCCAGGGTTCACGTGAGCCGgattggagggatggagggaggagggggaggtgtgaGAAGGGGGACAAAAGAGCAGGGTCAACTCCCAGGACAACTTCATATTTAATCACCACGCCACCTGTAACTCTACACCCCACTACTCCCTCTGCTccaaggacagggagaggaggaggatgaagggatggagagagagaaagaaggggaaagggagagagagagcgggagagggtaagagaaggagagagagagagagagagagaaagagagacagcgcGAGAGATTAAGAAATACATACAGCACTTCAAATAATAATGGCATAAAACACAAATTACACTTCCTACTAGTAATACATAACTCCACAACCACATACAGTATCAATACAGTCTTGATGGACATCCATCCTCAGTACCCTACAGGGCCTCCTCagtctctcctgtctccagtCTTACTGTAGTTACTGTTGTGGGCCCAGTGGAGGGTGAGTGAGTGATGGTGACCCAGCCAGCCGTGGCCACCACTTGGCCCAGTCCTCCTCAGCTGTcagtctgctgctgctactgccatCTCCCAGGGTGCCTGTGGGCTCACCgtggctctcctctcccctaccgtGCATGGAGGGGATTGGAGGCTGTGTGATGTGGCGCGTTAGGGCATGGGGGAAGaatgagaggggaagggagggaggcggGCAGCAGGTAGGCAGGGAAGGCAGTTGGGCCGCCAGGAGCCCCGGGTCCCCGCGGAGGTGCAGGCGGCAGAGTTCAGCGCACAGCCACCCAGCCCTGGCGACGGCGTCAGCATTTTGGGGAGAAGCTGGGGAAAGTGCTGAGGTGGCAGCCGCACGGAGAGGCAAGGTGAAGTAGTGAAAAAGTGGTGGAAAAAATGTAACCAGCCTGATGAAAGTTTAAGTGTGCATgttaaacaggagagagagaatatgaggagaggggggatgggggagtgagagaggagggaggcataaggaagaaggaaggaaggatgggcAAGGGTGACCTGAGGAGGTTGAAGTATTTCCTCTATGCTCTATAGACCTCAGCACGACATTCAGTCTCACCTNACTCTCCCCTACTACTTCATTATGAGGTGATCAGCACACTCTCCCCTTTTACTTCATTATGAGGTGATCAGCATGTGTGGAGAGGTGGTTAGATACTGTAAAGACACTGATGTGTTACATATGTGTACAATAGTCTGCGTGAAGTAGTGTGTAAGAACAGGGTCCGTCAGTGTTCAGGAGTGCCACTGCAGCTGCCCAGGTGCCAGCCTAAACTGTAGTTGTGCCAATCAATACAGCGCACACCAGCTCTGTATCTCTGCGGGCAGCCTGGCACGCACACTGGCACGCACACTGGCACGCACACTGGCACGCACACTGGCACTCACACTGGCACGCACACTGGCACGCACACTGGCACGCACACTGGCACGCACACTGGCACGCACACTGGCACGCACACTGGCACGCACACTGGCACTCACAGACAGGCGGGGCAGGGCAGCTCCAGCAAGCCACTATTAGTCATCACTACGCCTTTCCCATCCTAATAGGAGCAATGAcaggcagggacagggacagggacacatCCATCCCAGGCAGGACTGCTTTCTGTCTGTCTAATGAGGCAGGATGGAGGGTATGTGGTAGTGGAGCTGATAAAGGACAGGATAGCATAGGGCTGCTGTGTGTCACTACTTTAATAACCAGCCTGTCTGGTAACGCTTTGGGCTTAGCGAGAACACAGGGAGGGGACGAGGTGAGGAGGCAGAGATGCCTCTCCCCAAATAGGTCYCAGGCGACCCACACAGACAGAAGTGGGCCCTGGCGAGGCTCTTTGTGATAGTGACCTCGACCCAAATCAAAACGGTGACCTGGCTGATAATCACAGGGCTCCAGAGCGCATTCTCGATTAGCACTCCGCCTTTCATGTGCCGCGTCGCCGAGAGGGACTTCGGAAACACAAGACGCGACCGAGGTCGCCGCTGTCTCTGGCTATCAGCAGAGAGGTCAATGCTTTCATTTAGACAGGGTCATTGTTTTCCAGCTGTCTGAGACACAAGAGAGTCCCCACAGCCACCTCCCAGGACAGGGTCCATAGTCCACCTCCCAGCAGCCCAAAGTCAGAATAATGTCCTACTCAGATAATGGGATATTACTGTACCTGCCACAGTAGGATAACTAATCACAGGACACTTAGTCTGCATACGGTGTGTTGTTGGTTCATAGATTATGTTGAGCTGTTACagtgagtgtactgtatgtgtttcatTACACCTGAAAGTTTAGGGAAAGCTTATCAGAAGTGATGCTCTGAATTGAGCTGTTCAAACACAACTGCAGTTTCTCAATCTGAAATCCATCTACTCTCACTCACACAAATCTTACTACTGTTCACTAAAGCCCACTGTTAGCCACACATCACACTGGCATGACTGTGGAGAGGAACCTTCACTTACTGTGATAATCAATCCTTTACTCAGCTGgagaacactgtctgtctgtccagcgtCCCGCAGGTTATCTGCCATGTTAAAACACACCCCTCCAGGCTGGAGCCAAACCCCTGACAGACGCTTAAAAGAACCAAGGAAGATGTGAAACTTCCTATATTTGGCAACACTGAGGTATTTTTCACTGGGTGGAGGTAGCAGCACTCACTGCCTTGGGGCATAGTtatctctccgtctccctctgagAATTTCCATCTCCAGCCCTCACTCATKCCCTCACTGGAACGAAGGAACAGGAGCCCTCATAAAAACGCCTGTCTGAATTTCATACATCCACTAAGCGAACACTTCACCGACATATTCAACATTATAGTAAAATAGAGTGAGTTCTGGCGTAAGAAATCTGCAGGGAACCCAGCCTTTCTTCATTTCGGAGGTAGAGCGTGCTTAGCCAAACCCAGGGGCACTTGGCGCAGCAAACGGCATCCTGAACTGAGGGAAGGCACAGCATGCTGGGAGGTTACTGTGAAGGTCAGTGCACTTAGGAGTGCGCTGCTAAGCATGGTGGGTAATATAAAGAGAATACATAGGCACTCTGGGCTGACTGATACCATTCTCTTGCCCTTGAAAAGCTCCCCATCGAAAGTCTATACTATAGTTGCTTTCAAGATTTCCCCCTGCGGTCATAACCTAGGGAGTTCTGCCTGGGAGTCCAGCTGCTTCTCAGTCCAGTAAGTGATTCTTAAATCTTTGACTCAAAGCACATTAAATGTAGCAATGCATTTAATAAAGAATGACATTCGTTTTTTAACAAGGCCCAAATGATGAACATACCAAAGAGCTAAATTATTCAACTCAGCCTAATGTGCACATTTTTTACGCAATGTTGCAAACTTACCCAGCAACCACTGAgctggctcttctctctctctctctctctctctctctctctctctctctctcgctctctctcgctctctctctctttctctctctttctctctctctctctcactctcactctctctctctgaggtttcCTTCACCTTGAGAGCTGCAGTATTAAAAACTCTCTCTGTCCACAATCAATACAATTTGTCTGGCCCTTTATCCCTCTTTTGTCGGTGCAAATGAAGCTGATGGATGAGAAAGAGCCCCTCTGCCCTCTCCCAGGTAATGTAGAGTGACTGGCCATTTTAATATCTCCAGGGTTCACGTGAGCCGgattggagggatggagggaggagggggaggtgtgaGAAGGGGGACAAAAGAGCAGGGTCAACTCCCAGGACAACTTCATATTTAATCACCACGCCACCTGTAACTCTACACCCCACTACTCCCTCTACTCCAAGGACAGTGAGAGGGAGGAttaagggatggagagagagaaagaaggggaaagggagagagagagcgggagagggtaagagagggagagagagagagagagacagagagagagagatgaagaaagagatACAGCACTTCAAATAATAATGGCATAAAACACAAATTACACTTCCTACTAGTAATAGATAACTCCACAACCACATACAGTAACAATACAGTCTTGATGAACATCCATCCTCAGTACCCTACAGGGCCTTCTCagtctctcctgtctccagtCTTACTGTAGTTACTGTTATGGGCCCAGTGGAGGGTGAGTGAGTGATGGTGACCCAGCCAGCCGTAGCCACCACTTGGCCCAGTCCTCCTCAGCTGTcggcctgctgctgctactgccatCTCCCAGGGTGCCTGTGGGCTCACCgtggctctcctctcccctaccgtGCATGGAGGGGATTTTaggctgtgtgatgtgtgatgtggcGCGTTAGGGCATGGAGGAAGGATGAGAGGGGAAGGGACGGAGGCGGGCAGCAGGTAGGCAGGGAAGGCAGTTGGGCCGCCAGGAGCCCCGGGTCCCTGCGGAGGTGCAGGCGGCAGAGTTCAGCGGACAGCCACCCAGCCCTGGCGACGGCGTCAGCATTTTGGGGAGAAGCTGGGGAAAGTGCTGAGGTGGCAGCCGCGCGGAGAGGCAAGGTGAAGTAGTGAAAAAGTGGTGGAAAAAATGTAACCAGCCTGATGAAAGTTTAAGTGTGCATgttaaacaggagagagagaatatgaggagaggggggatgggggagtgagagaggagggaggcataaggaagaaggaaggaaggatgggcAAGGGTGACCTGAGGAGGTTGAAGTATTTCCTCTATGCTCTATAGACCTCAGCACGACATTCAAGTCTCTACCTGTGGGTTCCATCCTCAACCCTAATGCTCCTCAGTACCTCAACCCTTCAGTTCTAGCTCTGTCATCAGTACCTCAACCTTCAGTTCTAGCTCTGTCATCAGTACTCAACTCTTCATTCTAGCTCTGTCATCAGTACCTCACCCTTCAGTTCTAGCTCTGTCATCCGTACCTCAACCCTTCAGTTCTAGCTCTGTCATCAATACCTCAACCCTTCGTTCTAGCTCTGTCATCTACCTCAACCCTTCAGTCTAGCTCTGTCATCAGTACTCAACCCTTCTGTTCTAGCTCTGTATCCGTACCTCAACCCTTCATTCTAGCTCTTCATCAGTACCTCACCCTCAGTTCTACTCTGTCACAGACCTCAACCCTTCATTCAGCTCTGTCATCCGTACCTCAACCCTCATTCTAGCTCTGTCATAGTACTCAACCTTCAGTTCTAGCTCTGTCATCAGTACCTCAACCCTTCATTCTTGCTCTGTCATCCGTACCAGTATCAGCCAAGGACGTGAGCTTGTTGAAGAGCTTTGCCCCCATCACCCCACAGGCTAGCCCCTGAGCTCTGGTGGAGTTATTGTCATTTGCACTACATGACATGGCGTAATGCAACGCTCCAATCTGGGGAGCTGTGTGGTGCTAACtgagtgttgttttgtgtgtagtCAGGTGGCGTGATTACATAAAGTTGGGTAACAGAGGCTCACTGAGGGATACACTCACTGCTGGTGTTGATCAAGACTTTCACAGCGCTGATGGAGTGTTTATTATGATGTGGCTCAGATAGGGAGCTATGTTGGTAGTCTAAtttacattctctcttctctctcctcatttttCACTTTTCCCTGCTCTTATTcttcctctcctatctctctctctatatttaccattttatttatcccatctctctcttcttctctacccTATATAACcccccatgcccccccccccccccctctctctcttttattttcctcctctcctgtctctatctGTTCTCAGGTGCGGTGCGAGCTTCCAGCATCTTCCCCATCCTCAGTGTCATCCTGCTCTTCATGGGAGGCCTGTGTATAGCTGCCAGCGAGTTCTACAAGTCACGCCACAACATCATCCTCAGTGCAGGGATCTTCTTTGTGTCTGCAGTGAGtctagagaggaagaagaagagaagagatagaggggaagaaagaggggaagagagagaggaagagaaagaggaagagagagagaggagaagagaggggaagagagagaggaaggagtgtgTATCTAGGgtaggtagaggaagagaggaaggaagactgggaaaaagaaagagagaaacagttaCTATGGTGGAGAGGGATATTAGGTGTTAAATTAGGGAGACTAGCTTAAAATGAGTTGGTTTCATTGATACAAAGTGTACACAAATGCAAATGTTTTCAGTCACTACTTTTTAGTCACTAACATGCAATGTTATTATGGTTCACTTACATAGAACAGTTGTACAGATGGATGTAAGTCCAGCAAAGAAGAGACTGTTGACTAATCCAGCTAAGGTGCAGTGCacaagcagtctctctctctctgctggtcaTCCCCAGTACTGCAACTCCTCAGTCAGCTCTCAGCCTCCACTCAGCAGCAGCCACAAGTCACGCACTCCATTCTTCCCTCTTTATCCACTTATTTTCTCCTGATCTGTGTGCTGGACTAGAAGCTACCCATTGGGATTCAACTCTAAAAATATGGTGTCCCTGACATACTTTCCCAATGATCCATCATCCCAGCTCTACTGTgtcacacacttctctctctccgtgaCTAAACGCTACAGTCNAAATATGGTGTCCCTGACATACTTTCCCAATGATCCATCATCCCAGCTCTACTGTgtcacacacttctctctctccgtgaCTAAACGCTACAGTCAAAGTagatgtatatacactgagtaacAAAACATTAGACCTCaacatcagaacagcctcaatttgatggggcatggactctacaagatgtcgaaagtgtCCTACAGGAATGTTGACTCCAGTGAGtcccacagttctgtcaagttggctggatgtcccttgggtggtggaccattcttgatacacacaggaaactgttgagtgtgaaaaacccagcaacgttgtagctcttgaaacactcaaaccggtgcgcctggcacctactcccgtaccccattcaaaggcacttcaatattttgtcttgcccgttgaccctctgaatggcacacatacacaatccatgtctcaactgtctcaaggcttaaaaagacTTCTTTAAACTGACTcctctccatctacactgattgaagtggatttaacaagtgacatcaataagggatcatatctttcacctggattcacctggtcagtctatgtcatggacaggtgttcctaatgttttgtatatgagTATATGATTATTATCCCTATCATAGGTTGTGATCCCTATGTGAATCAGATGTATGATCATGTTATGTGCTGTCCCAACTGATGTTCTTAAACACTATAAGGGCAGAGGCTCTGGCTTGGGTCATATTTCTGGGTTGTATTCAGTCATATTTTTGACAGTGAgaagtacagtatgtatgtacatTATACTTTGGTGAGTCCGTGGTACTTGTCTGAAAAGGTTTGTCTTGGTAATGGCGTATTCACTGTGGTGGATAGACGCACTCAGTTGTAGAACAGGTTCATGGAGGACTACTGCATATGTGGTATGCCTAGAAAAGGTAAATGTCCTGTCTTAACTGATTGCATAATTCCTCTGTTCTCTCATCTCGCCCCTCCAACTCCCCaaccctccacccccctccctcagGCCTGAGTAACATCATCGGGATCATCGTGTACATATCAGCCAACGCAGGGGACCCCTCTAAGAGCGACTCGAAGAAGAACAGCTACTCCTACGGCTGGTCCTTCTACTTCGGAGCCCTGTCCTTCATAATGGCCGAGATGGTGGGCGTCCTGGCAGCCCACATGTTCATCGACCGCCATCGGCAGCTCCGGGCAGGGGCCAGGGCTGCCGGCTACCTCCAGGCCTCGGCCATCACACGCATCCCATCCTACCGTTACCGCTACCGGCGCCGCTCGCGCTCCTCCTCCCGGTCCACAGACCCCTCGCACTCCCGCGACACCTCGCCTGTGGGCCTCAAGGCCTTCAGCGCGCTGCCCTCTACAGAGATCTCCATGTACACGCTGCCCCGGGACACCCTGAAGGCCGGGGGCACGCCGACCGCCACCTACAACTCGGAGAGGGACCATACCTTCCTGCAGGTCCACAACTGTATTCAGAAGGAAAAAGACTCAGCCACCACCAACACAGCCAACCGCCGCACCACACCCGTATGAGGGAGCCCTGAGAGCAGAGCCAGGGGGAGCGGAGACAGGGAGGCCCCCACGCAGGTCTCTAATATACCATAGGCCAGGATGAGTTTCCATGTTTATAGAGATTGATGATTTTATTTCATTCAACTGCATGATTTTCCCATCTACCATTGTTGAGAGAGTCTAAAGGGGTTTGTTGACTTCCTTTGGAGTAAATGGTWGTACTGGGAGAATGGGGCAGATTGTCCTTAGAGACTGAGTCATTTTTATGGGTGGGGATGGGTGATGAGGGTGGGACACTGAAAGGGAGGGTTATGATTTAAATTYGATTCRTGATTTCATAACCTTTTGGTTTYGACAGTTTGACTCCACAGTTTTGGTGGTGCAACAAGCTGCTGTACTTTCCCATCATACCACCTGCCATATGCCTCTGATTTGTTGtcatatttattcatttatttattttctgcatTAAAACTGTGAATTTTTGCAGCTTGGGRTTCAGTAAGAATTAGCCCAGTCTGTAAACTCTAACAAAGGTACTATATGTGTATAACTtttataaataaatgattaagttaATAATCAAGAGATACAGACTTTActgaagcaaaaaaacaaacatgtaaccTAAACTAAGTGCTGTTGGTAACACRAGAAAAGACTCTTTTAGGATCTGCTGGAAGGatgacagagccagagagaaagtACTGTAGGTACACTACACGACAGAGCTGCTGAAACATGACGAGAGACAGACGCAGACAGTCAACAGTAGAAAAATAGAGATTATTTTAATAGAACCTTCTCGCCTTTTTCTGAGTCCCTGTTCGCTTTCTTTTTGGGGGGGTCGTCATGGGAGTGTTGAACCCCTCAAGAGaaaccaccaacaacaacaatggGGTCAAAGTTCACACCAAGAAAAAAAGACTCCAAACACGACTTCTCGAAGaaaaaggaaggaggagagggggaggaaaagaagaggacgccaaatacaaaaataaatacttgCGTAAAAGGCAAGCAACAAGATAAATATGAAATAGTACAAGAGAAGCTAAGTGAATCAAATTTTCTGAAATTAAATGCATGCTATAAAATTACAGCAAATCTGCTCTTGAGAAACTTAAGTTTTAAAGGATAATGATaattagaaggggaaaaaagtgatGACGCGAACGTTTAAACCAGTAATGTTTCATGAGTATTTTTTctcttatgtttttttatttacttcaTTTTATCTTATGCTTTTGTGAAAGAAACGAAACAATCTACATTgaacaaaaacagatttttttaaatggtttggtttaattctttatatatatatatatatgtatgtattttatttttcaaattcacACAGCCTTAgtcatttctttgtttcttttgattttcaatgTGTTgctcaaattgaaaatgaaatcttTAAAGGTGCCAAAACCGAATGATCCTTTACTTGGATGCATCAAGTCCTGATGAATAAAATACCAATCCTATGAGAACAAATCAGCCTGTTTCACTGTGTCTCTAACCTACTGTATCCTTACACTTAACACCCTTGTTCTATGTGTCTGATAcactctcacactgtctctctgtgtgtctctaacCTACTNTGTGTCTCTAACCTACTGTATCCTTACACTTAACACCCTTGTTCTATGTGTCTGATAcactctcacactgtctctctgtgtgtctctaacCTACTTTATCCTTACACTTAACACCCTTGTTCTATGTGTCTGATAcactctcacactgtctctctgtgtgtctctaacCTACTGTATCCTTACACTTAACACACTTGTTCTATGTGTCTGATAcactctcacactgtctctctgtgtgtctctaacCTACTGTATCCTTACACTTAACACCCTTGTTCTATGTGTCTGATACactcacactgtctctctgtgtgtctctaacCTACTGTATCCTTACACTTAACACCCTTGTTCTATGTGTCTGATAcactctcacactgtctctctgtgtgtctctctaccaTGTACGTACACTTGTGTTAACATGCATGTTCTGTCTTTAGGCTACAGATGGGAGAAACCATGATTGTAAAGATAAAACAGCACATAAGACACATCACCGCGTGTGTCTTTCTAGGACATGACATTCCTGAAAAGGGAACACAGGTTTGCAATAAAAACCAGTACTCTGTAGCTGGAGCTATCCATGTAGAAATTATATACGACACCTTTCTACACGACCGCCCTAAAAGCATCCCTTTCAGGACCTGATGCACCCGTTTTTCTCTGCAataaggtgagtgtgtgtgtgtggtgtgtgtggcaagcatgaacgtgtgtgtgtttatgcgagCACACGTGAGTGTGTGAGGCAGACACGTAATAGCAGCCCTCTGAGTGGAACCAAGGGTCTGAGGCTGTGGCAACActgctgtgtttgtgtatttgttatTAAGAGGGAGTAATATAGTGGTCTCTCTGTTCAGCATGGCTCATGAAGAGGGAGTAATATAGTGGTCTCTCTGTTCAGCATGGCTCATGAAGAGGGAGTAATATAGTGGTCTCTGTCCAGCATGGCTCATGAAGAGGGAGTAATATAGTGGTCTCTCTGTCAGCATGGCTCATGAAGAGGGAGTAATATAGTGGTCTCTCTGTCAGCATGGCTCATGAAGAGGGAGTAATATAGTGGTCTCTGTCCAGCATGGCTCATGAAGAGGGAGTAATATAGTGGTCTCTGTCCAGCATGGCTCATGAAGAGGGAGTAATATAGTGGTCTCTCTGTTCAGGCATGGCTCATGAAGAGGGAGTAATATAGTGGTCTCTGTCCAGCATGGCTCATGAAGAGGGAGTAATATAGTGGTCTCTCTGTCCAGCATGGCTCATGAAGAGGGAGTAATATAGTGGTCTCTGTTCAGCATGGCTCATGAAGAGGGAGTAATATAGTGGTCTCTTGTCCAGCATGGCTCATGAAGAGGGAGTAATATAGTGGTCTCTGTTCAGCATGGCTCATGAAGAGGGAGTAATATAGTGGTCTCTCTATCCAGCATGGCTCATGAAGAGGATAATATAGTGGTCTCTCTGTCCAGCATGGCTCATGAAGAGGGAGTAATATAGTGGTCTCTGTTCAGCATGGCTCATGAAGAGGGAGTAATATAGTGGTCTCTCTGTTCAGCATGGCTCATGAAGAGGGAGTAATATAGTGGTCTCTCTGTCCAGCATGGCTCATGAAGAAGGAGTAATATAGTGGTCTCTCTGTCCAGCATGGCTCATGAAGAGGGAGTAATATAGTGGTCTCCTCTGTTCAGCATGGCTCATGAAGAG
This window harbors:
- the cacng2a gene encoding calcium channel, voltage-dependent, gamma subunit 2a yields the protein MECGNMGLFDRGVQMLLTTVGAFAAFSLMTIAVGTDYWLYSRGTCKSKSVSDNETSKKNEEVMTHSGLWRTCCLEGNFKGCVKQIDHFPEDTDYEADPSEYFLRAVRASSIFPILSVILLFMGGLCIAASEFYKSRHNIILSAGIFFVSAGLSNIIGIIVYISANAGDPSKSDSKKNSYSYGWSFYFGALSFIMAEMVGVLAAHMFIDRHRQLRAGARAAGYLQASAITRIPSYRYRYRRRSRSSSRSTDPSHSRDTSPVGLKAFSALPSTEISMYTLPRDTLKAGGTPTATYNSERDHTFLQVHNCIQKEKDSATTNTANRRTTPV